ATCGTCACTGCCGCTTTTGCCACCGCAAACCAATGGTCCGGCGGCACATTCGTCGTCACAATCGCCCGCAGCAGCTTTTGCTGGCGCGCCATACGCCCCGTATCCGCAAGCGCGTCATGCCGGAAGCGCACATAGTCAAGCGCCTTTTTCCCATCGAGGATCTGTCGCCCCGGCCGCAAGTGAATATGCGTCCCGTCGCTCGCGTCGTCGTAATCCATGGCGCGCTCCACCGTCATTGGCACGCCGCCAAGCGCGTCGACCAGTTCCTTGAACGCGTCAAAATCCACGGACAGCGCGTGATCAATATGGAAGCCAAACGTCTCATCAAGCGTTTTTTTGAGTAGAGGAAGATTGCCGTACGCAAGCGCGTGATTGACCTTTGTCGTGCCATAGCCGCGGATCGCAACGCGCATGTCACGCGGCACCGAGATCAGCAGCACGCGCGTCCCTGCCGCATTGCTTTTGGCCAAGACCATCGTGTCCGAGCGCGCAGACTCACCCGCCCGTGAATCCGTCCCGACAATCAGCCACAATGGAGCCGCCTGCCGCGGCGATGCGTGAAACAGCGACCGCAAAAGCGTAGCGCTTGAATCATCTGCCCGCACAGGAGAAGTCCCCGTCCCCGACTGCGGCCGTGCAGCTGGCGTATCAGACGCGCCCTGCGCGTCGCTTTGCATTCCCACAACACCTGGCGCGCCAGACGATACCACTGCCCCTTGCGCTGGCTGCACGACGGTTGTGCGGGGTACTTCCCCGTTCGTTTGCGCGGACGCCACTGCCGACGTCTGCGCCGACAACACGCGGATCGGCGCTGGCTGGCGCGCCATCCATGCGTACCCCAGCAAAAGCGTCGCGCAAGTTATGCCAAACGCCATAAGACCAGATCGAAAAAAACGCTTCACGAGCAGAAGACCCCCTCGTCACTTTTTTCTTAGGATGTCCAAACATCGCCGAGAAAAAGAAAACCACCCGCAAAGGGTGGTGGGGAGGTCTTACCGAAAATCATACTCGTGGGTGCAATAAAGATCATCCTGACAAATCAGGTGATCCGCACACCGCGCAGTCATGACGCGAAGATATAGGTATGAATTCATAAAAATTGCTATAAAATTGCGCGTAGAGCGTCATGGGGGACATGCGTTCTAGGGGGGACTAGAAAACGATGCCCTACGCGCAGCAACACAATTCAATTGCTTATTCTCTATTGCTCATAATTCTACAAGATACGACACGGTGTGACAAGCCTTTTTCAAGTATTTTTAAAGGAAAATCGGATGCGAGCAGGCCACACGTCAGCCGCCGATCTGCGACATCGCGCGCCACGTCGGCGTGAGCCCATTTTCAAGCAGTTCCCCCGCGCGCGCCATCTCGTGTTTCTCCGGCTTCAGCTTCAGCGCCCGATAAAAAAGCTCCTTGAGCTTCTCCGGATCGTGCGCACAGTCCCGCACCGACACCTCGTCTTCCCAATAGAGACACGGTTTGAGCTTCCCATCCGCCGTAAGACGCAGACGATTGCACGTCGCGCAAAAGTGATCGCTCACCGGGTGGATCAAACCGATCTGGCCCGCAAACCCAGGCACGCGGAAATACTCCGCAGGCCCGTTGCCACGCACCTGATCCCCCGCCTCAAGCGAAAGCCCCGCCGCTTTTGCCTCCTCAAACACCTGCGTCAGCGGAACATAGCGCGCGCGCCACTGCTCTGCATCCTGCCCGATCGGCATGTACTCGATAAACCGCACAATCAGCGGCCACTCTTTCGTCAGGCGGATAAAATCGACGATCTCCGTCTCATTAAATCCTTTGACAAGCACCACGTTCAACTTAATCGGCGAGAACCCCGCCTCGACCGCCGCCTCAAGCCCCCGCCACACGCGCACATAATCTCCGTGCCGCGTGATCGCCTGAAACGCTTCCGGTTTCATCGAGTCAAGACTCAAGTTGAGCCGCGAAATCCCCGCGCGCTTGAGCGCATGCGCCTGTTCGCGCAGCGTCATGCCATTGGTCGTCAGCGCGATATCTTCAATTCCCGGAATCGCCGCCAACCGCTCGACCAGTTCCACCAAGTTCTTGCGAACCGTCGGTTCGCCGCCCGTAATGCGCAGTTTGCGAATGCCAAGCGCAGCGCCAGCTTTTACAACACCGACAATCTCGTCATCCGTCATGATCGCTGACTCATCAAGAAACTGCATGCCTTCAGCAGGCATGCAGTAGACACAGCGAAGATTGCAGCGATCCGTGACCGAAATGCGCAGATAATCGTGAACCCGTTCAAACCGATCGACGAGCGCCACTTTTATTCCCCTCTCTCACAACCTATCGATTCCCCTATTGTACACCTGAAGGTAACCCACGGGAAGGGAGAGAGAAACACCACAAACGTTATTGCAGCGCCGCGTTCATCAAATCGACAACAAGGATCGGATCTGTCTTTGAGCCATCCGGATTGACCGCAGGCGGCGTATACGTCGAGCCCATCATGTGAATGTTGCCGTTTGGCCCTTTGACCTCATACTGAATCTCAAGCGTCTGAACGCCGGAGACGGGCACCGAAAACGAGATCGGCTCCGTCCCGCCTTGCGCCCAACCCGTTTGCCCGATCGTTTTGCCGTCTCCCAAAAACACCAGTTGCACCGCGCCGCCGTAATTCTTCGAGAGGTCATCAATCGCCAGCGTGCCACTAAACGTCGTGTACTTTCCGTTGAGCGCATAGTCGACCCCCGGAACCTGCGCAGGTGTACCCGGAACGACGCCCCACTCCATCGTGTAGATCCCAGGATAAAGCTGCCCCAGCACCGTCGCGTTCCAATAGCCAGACAGTTGTCCTTTCGGATACAGGTTCGTATTCGCAAAGTCCCCATACAAGTGTGTCGGCTGCATCGACAAGACAAGCGGCGTCGAGCCCGTCGGAAATGCGGGAGGCGTCGATTGCTTGATGTCTACATTGCCTGCGCTGTCAATCGTCGGCAAAAGTCCCGTCACCGACGTGTACGCCGTCGAGGACGCAGGCACATCGAGGAACGTCGACCCATCCGTAATCCCTGAAGGCAGCGCTTGTCCATTGTAGTAAACCGAGACAGGATGCACCGTGCTCGATGGCGTCACCTTGACCGTCGCCGGATTGTTGATCCACTGGACGTTCGCGCCAAGCGCATGCCCCACCGTGCTGATTGGAACGTACACATTCTTGTTATAGATAAACGGTTCCGCACTCGTTGGCACCGGTTTTCCGTTGACCTGGATCGAAATGTTCGCATAGGACGCTTCAATGTGTCGAAACGTCGCGCTGGCATAGGCAGTTCCCCCAGCCAACAAGAGGCTTGTTACCGCCCCGAGCACAAACGGGCGTGGATTCATAGCGTTTAAGTCCCCTCTCGTTTCATATCATCAGGCGAAAGCCGTCTGGCCAAATCGGATAGCGTTACATCAGTGCACCCGCACATCCGCAAAATCAATATCGGTTACCATGCCGGACGGCAGCGTCTGACCCGCTTGATAGACCGTACCCGCAGAACCGTTACTCTTTAGCGCCTCCACACCAAATGACACGTTGACAAGCTTCATACCCGTCAAATCGACCGAGACAGGCGTCGCCGCCTGGCCGCGTTTCATCCACGGCGATTGATACAGTGTCTTCATGGTTCCGTTGCCCGTGTCTCCCGAGATCGTGAGTTGCACCGCCTCATGGCCATCCGACGCGTCATCAAGCCCAAACATTCCCGTCATCGACGTGAAGTTCCCATTCATCGCATACGTGACGCCAGGCACTTCTGACGGGCCGCTTGACGCCGTTCCCCAGACGAGCGTATCAAGGTTGTTGTAGGTCTGACCCGCGATCTGCGGCGCGCCCTGACTCCAGCCGTAGATCGGGCCAATTCCGCCATTGAACGAGCGCGCATAGTCGCCCACATCGTGCACATCGTAAAATGCGCTCAGCGGAAGTCCCGCCGCCGGCCCTTTTCCGATATAGACCGTGTTTGTCCGCGTGTCATTGTAAAAAGGTAGGTTTGCGACTGCCGCCAGCGCGTACGCCGCAAGATCCTGCTGTTGATTGTAAGTGACGGTATGCGTTCCGCTATAAACGGGTAAACCATAATACGTGAGCATGCCCGTCTGAACCTGCGGCACGAACGGAGCGCCGACTTCCACACTTTTTTTGGGCCCGTTCCACGTTGCCGTCGCGTGAAGTCCAATCGCAATCGTGCTGATCGGAACGTATACATTCTTGTTGTAAATAAAAGGTTGCGCGCTGGTGTGAATCACTCGCCCACCGACATTGATGCCAATGTTCGCGTATTCCGCGAGAATCGAGCGAACACCCGTGCTCGCAAACGTGACACCGCCAAACAGCGCGACACCCGCGAGAAGTCCGGTCGTGTATCCGAGCGCGTTTTTCGTCAACTTTCGCATGATAGAGAACTCCTTTGCATCATACTGTCCAGCATCCTTATACCTAACCTATCATAGGATAGTAGAAGGATGTTGAAGGATCAATGGAAATTTATTGGTTTCACTAATTGACAGTATCTTGCCAAAATGATATTGTTTGTGAGAGACTACATCTAAATAAGTACGTAGGTTGTACTTTCCGTAGGGGGATTTCTTAGTGCAAGGTGTCGTTAAATGGTTCAATAGCGAAAAAGGCTACGGTTTTATCCGTGTCGATGGCGGAAACGACGTTTTCGTTCATTACACCGCGATCAGCGGCGACGGATACCGCACGCTCGAAGAAGGACAACAAGTCGAATTCGACATTGTTGAAGGACAGCGCGGTCCCCAGGCAGCAAACGTAAACAAGCTTTAATAAACTACTTCATACGAATTAAAATGTACACCCCGTCTTCGGACGGGCTTTTTGTTGTTCCGACCATAAACTGACAGTAAAAACCCCGCCCGCCGCGTGCTAAGATCAAGCTATAGAAACACCCGAAAAAGGAGGGGCAGCCATGACAGCCGCGTGTGCTCGGACACCCAGAAAAAAACACACACTCCTCACCTCGATCGCCACACTCGGCATCGCTCTTGGAAGTCCTGTCAGTGCGTTTGCACAGACGATGCCTGCGGCACGCACGCATGCGGTCGCGCGAACGATGACCCGCGCACGCATGGCCACACGGCAGCCTCCACACACGCCTGCGACGATGCGAAAAACGCCCGTCGCTGCGCGACCTATGACGCTTACCAAGGGGGCGTTCGTACAGTGGGCGATGCACACCTTTACCCCCCGCGCCACAAAGACGGTGCGCCCGTTTCACTTCTCGGATGTGCCGCGCACGCTCGCGCCGCTTGTAACCCAGGCGATCGAGACGCACCTTGTGACGCCTGACCGCGCACAACACTTCGGGTTTGATGACAATGTGACACAGCAGACGGCGGTGACCGGGCTGATCCGGATGCTCGGCGTATCGACAAAAGGGCTTACGCCGCTGACATTCGCCAAGCGTTCGGGATGGATCACGGCGAGCGCTTCGACCTATGCGACACAGGCAGAACTTCCATTCCTCGCCGCGCGCGTTCGGCAGACGATCGCACAGCAGAAAAGGGTGGCTTACGTCCCCAAGAAAACCACAAAGCCGACCCCTTACGTGACACCGTATACGCTGCCCGGCACGCCGGCAAGCGGCGAGCTTGCCTTTTCGATTGCCCCGACAACGGCTGCACTCCTAGCGAACAAATCACTGCGCCAGGCGACCATCGCCGCGCCCGCAAAAGGGGTGCATCCGCTTGTCGATCTCACGAGCGTTTTCTACAATCCCGCGCTGCCGCAAGTCTATGCGGCGGGACACCTTGCCGCAAACAGCGCGCCAAGGACCTCCGTGTGGATAGAGATCAACGAGTCAGGTGACGCGACAGGCCAATCCGCGCAGTGGATCTACGACGTTCCTGTCACGGCAAACGGAAGCTTCAGCGTTTTGCTGCACGTCCCGTTTCCCGCCGACACGTACCAAGTGCAGGCTGCACCGCCGCTAATTACAAACCAGACATCGCTCACCTACACGTTTGACACAGCGCACCAGTCGGTCACGGCTCCGTTCACGTTCACCTACAGCGGTCAGGACAGCGATCAACAGCTCGGCATGCTCGCCTCCGCGTGGGCGAACTGGCTCGATCCATCCGTTCAGGCGTTGGCAAAACAGATCACGGCAAGCGCCGCGACACCACTTGCGAAGGCGCAAGCGGTCTACACGTGGGAGATGAACCATATCGGCTACAACGGGCCGCTACTCAAAAATGGCGGCTATGGCTGGAGCACGACAGAAGAAACGCTCGCGACACGCTCAGGCATCTGCGTAGACTACGCGAACGTCGCAGACGCCATGCTGCGCGCGCTTGGCATCCCGACAGAGATGGTCGTCGGCTATGCAAACGACGCGGCGACACCGCAGGTTGACAACGGCAACACAGGACACGCCTGGAATCGCTCGTGGATCAATGGCGCGTGGGTTTATTTCGACCCGACTTGGTCCCGCGAGTACATCCTGACGTCCGCTGGCGAGCAGTATCCCGGCCCCGGCGATCTCTTTCTCACACAGCCGCAGTGGTTCAACCCGCCGGCGAGCCTGCTGAACAGCACACACCAGATGCTCGGCATTCAGGATCAGTGATCGCCGCACTGCGCGGCGGTCTCACTTCAGCGTAACGGGTTAAACGGCAAATGAATGAAGGCTGAAATTTCCAGTCTTGCGTCAATACAACGCTTTTCTAAAACACTCCAGAACACCGACAAGATCGCGCTCAGTCATCCTCCCCAACTTGCGAGTGATGTTGGCGTCTTCAAGACCAAACACTTTGCTTACACGAACCACTGACGGGAACAAAAGAGAAGCTTGCCGCCAATCATTCACCTCGATATCCCACGAGTCACGTACTTCGTGCGACGTTATCATTAAACCAATATACTCACCGCGATCACGGTGCAAAGGTTCACTGGATACGATGAGAACAGGTCTTTTCTTCCTGCTGGTCAAGTCAGCAAATGGAAAAACGGTCAGGACGATTTC
Above is a window of Ferroacidibacillus organovorans DNA encoding:
- a CDS encoding LCP family protein, giving the protein MKRFFRSGLMAFGITCATLLLGYAWMARQPAPIRVLSAQTSAVASAQTNGEVPRTTVVQPAQGAVVSSGAPGVVGMQSDAQGASDTPAARPQSGTGTSPVRADDSSATLLRSLFHASPRQAAPLWLIVGTDSRAGESARSDTMVLAKSNAAGTRVLLISVPRDMRVAIRGYGTTKVNHALAYGNLPLLKKTLDETFGFHIDHALSVDFDAFKELVDALGGVPMTVERAMDYDDASDGTHIHLRPGRQILDGKKALDYVRFRHDALADTGRMARQQKLLRAIVTTNVPPDHWFAVAKAAVTMPTHLHTDASVWEAVSALMHVMLSPNHTVVTEMMRGRNAVDPADGLWYFYVDPRELYKVRAQIEHFGK
- the moaA gene encoding GTP 3',8-cyclase MoaA, whose translation is MKVALVDRFERVHDYLRISVTDRCNLRCVYCMPAEGMQFLDESAIMTDDEIVGVVKAGAALGIRKLRITGGEPTVRKNLVELVERLAAIPGIEDIALTTNGMTLREQAHALKRAGISRLNLSLDSMKPEAFQAITRHGDYVRVWRGLEAAVEAGFSPIKLNVVLVKGFNETEIVDFIRLTKEWPLIVRFIEYMPIGQDAEQWRARYVPLTQVFEEAKAAGLSLEAGDQVRGNGPAEYFRVPGFAGQIGLIHPVSDHFCATCNRLRLTADGKLKPCLYWEDEVSVRDCAHDPEKLKELFYRALKLKPEKHEMARAGELLENGLTPTWRAMSQIGG
- a CDS encoding NPCBM/NEW2 domain-containing protein, with translation MNPRPFVLGAVTSLLLAGGTAYASATFRHIEASYANISIQVNGKPVPTSAEPFIYNKNVYVPISTVGHALGANVQWINNPATVKVTPSSTVHPVSVYYNGQALPSGITDGSTFLDVPASSTAYTSVTGLLPTIDSAGNVDIKQSTPPAFPTGSTPLVLSMQPTHLYGDFANTNLYPKGQLSGYWNATVLGQLYPGIYTMEWGVVPGTPAQVPGVDYALNGKYTTFSGTLAIDDLSKNYGGAVQLVFLGDGKTIGQTGWAQGGTEPISFSVPVSGVQTLEIQYEVKGPNGNIHMMGSTYTPPAVNPDGSKTDPILVVDLMNAALQ
- a CDS encoding NPCBM/NEW2 domain-containing protein — encoded protein: MRKLTKNALGYTTGLLAGVALFGGVTFASTGVRSILAEYANIGINVGGRVIHTSAQPFIYNKNVYVPISTIAIGLHATATWNGPKKSVEVGAPFVPQVQTGMLTYYGLPVYSGTHTVTYNQQQDLAAYALAAVANLPFYNDTRTNTVYIGKGPAAGLPLSAFYDVHDVGDYARSFNGGIGPIYGWSQGAPQIAGQTYNNLDTLVWGTASSGPSEVPGVTYAMNGNFTSMTGMFGLDDASDGHEAVQLTISGDTGNGTMKTLYQSPWMKRGQAATPVSVDLTGMKLVNVSFGVEALKSNGSAGTVYQAGQTLPSGMVTDIDFADVRVH
- a CDS encoding cold shock domain-containing protein, which encodes MQGVVKWFNSEKGYGFIRVDGGNDVFVHYTAISGDGYRTLEEGQQVEFDIVEGQRGPQAANVNKL
- a CDS encoding transglutaminase domain-containing protein, translated to MTAACARTPRKKHTLLTSIATLGIALGSPVSAFAQTMPAARTHAVARTMTRARMATRQPPHTPATMRKTPVAARPMTLTKGAFVQWAMHTFTPRATKTVRPFHFSDVPRTLAPLVTQAIETHLVTPDRAQHFGFDDNVTQQTAVTGLIRMLGVSTKGLTPLTFAKRSGWITASASTYATQAELPFLAARVRQTIAQQKRVAYVPKKTTKPTPYVTPYTLPGTPASGELAFSIAPTTAALLANKSLRQATIAAPAKGVHPLVDLTSVFYNPALPQVYAAGHLAANSAPRTSVWIEINESGDATGQSAQWIYDVPVTANGSFSVLLHVPFPADTYQVQAAPPLITNQTSLTYTFDTAHQSVTAPFTFTYSGQDSDQQLGMLASAWANWLDPSVQALAKQITASAATPLAKAQAVYTWEMNHIGYNGPLLKNGGYGWSTTEETLATRSGICVDYANVADAMLRALGIPTEMVVGYANDAATPQVDNGNTGHAWNRSWINGAWVYFDPTWSREYILTSAGEQYPGPGDLFLTQPQWFNPPASLLNSTHQMLGIQDQ
- a CDS encoding type II toxin-antitoxin system PemK/MazF family toxin, with the translated sequence MTYKAGEIVLTVFPFADLTSRKKRPVLIVSSEPLHRDRGEYIGLMITSHEVRDSWDIEVNDWRQASLLFPSVVRVSKVFGLEDANITRKLGRMTERDLVGVLECFRKALY